A stretch of the Neptunomonas phycophila genome encodes the following:
- a CDS encoding LacI family DNA-binding transcriptional regulator has translation MDQSRYKHITQKEVADKAGVSLSAVSRAFTPGASVSEKTRKKIEAAANELGYKTNILAQSLMTNRTRLMGVISSNFENPAFIEVLDLITKELQSRGYRSLIENLTTESKPEDVLERLLQYRVDGVLFLSSVLPTIFAEVCEKAKLPAAIMFGRSSHSDSINTVTADNYNGGKMAIELLIDRGYKKIAFLGGPMNATTTIDRKQSAIETLKAHKLKLVAIEHCETYSYEAGKQKALELLEQNPSLEAIFCGDDILAIATLDTARELGKKCPEDFGVLGFNDMSMASWNAYNLTTIKQPIKEMVTAAVDIIIKRIEEPNLPTETRLLPCKLIERGTLKTSQKHTS, from the coding sequence ATGGACCAAAGCCGATATAAACACATCACTCAAAAAGAAGTCGCTGACAAAGCAGGCGTTTCATTATCGGCCGTTTCAAGAGCTTTTACGCCGGGAGCAAGCGTTTCAGAAAAAACACGAAAAAAAATAGAAGCAGCCGCTAACGAGCTAGGCTATAAAACAAACATCTTAGCCCAATCACTGATGACCAATCGCACGCGGCTAATGGGTGTTATTTCTAGCAACTTTGAAAATCCAGCCTTTATTGAAGTACTCGACCTAATCACTAAAGAACTCCAATCAAGAGGCTATCGATCCTTGATTGAAAACCTAACAACAGAGTCCAAACCCGAAGACGTATTAGAGCGGCTACTTCAATACCGCGTTGACGGCGTATTGTTTTTATCTTCTGTGCTGCCTACTATTTTTGCTGAAGTATGCGAAAAGGCAAAGCTCCCTGCCGCTATCATGTTTGGCCGGTCTAGCCATAGCGACTCAATTAATACGGTTACGGCTGATAATTATAATGGCGGCAAAATGGCTATCGAATTATTAATCGATCGCGGTTATAAAAAAATTGCATTTTTAGGCGGCCCTATGAATGCAACCACCACCATTGACCGTAAACAAAGCGCTATAGAAACGCTAAAAGCCCATAAGCTCAAGCTGGTTGCAATCGAACATTGTGAAACTTACTCATACGAAGCGGGCAAGCAGAAAGCATTAGAATTACTAGAACAAAACCCTAGTTTAGAAGCCATTTTTTGTGGCGATGATATCTTAGCGATAGCCACACTAGACACGGCACGGGAGCTAGGTAAAAAATGTCCAGAAGATTTCGGCGTCCTAGGCTTTAATGATATGTCGATGGCCTCATGGAACGCCTACAACTTAACGACAATCAAACAGCCAATCAAAGAAATGGTGACAGCCGCTGTAGACATTATTATTAAGCGCATTGAGGAGCCAAATCTACCCACGGAAACACGCCTACTACCTTGCAAGCTCATAGAACGAGGCACGCTCAAAACATCGCAAAAGCACACCTCGTAA
- a CDS encoding sugar ABC transporter substrate-binding protein, with protein sequence MIKKTLLAASVICSISSFAIADSYVIGAPMPSFADKWLSYLFEGVSDFDAEHDNVDIKLTDANEDPSKMLNDVDNFIDAQVSALLVVPTDVAIVKPIAKKASRAGIPLVIVNRLPDSDTMDNVDAYVGSESIQAGIIQAESIVGMLDGKPGNVAILMGVLGHEAQINRTQGNKQVFDKHPNIKVVAEQEGRWDRAKALQITEDWLQANPDINVIVANNDEMAIGALLAAKKAGKTDADLIISGVDATPDALEYLGNGLDSTVFQSAKGQGYKGAEIAYKLAQKEEVQKMNWIDFELVKESQKEAYLSQY encoded by the coding sequence ATGATCAAGAAAACTCTATTAGCTGCTTCTGTTATCTGTTCGATATCGAGCTTCGCCATAGCAGACTCCTACGTTATTGGCGCTCCTATGCCAAGCTTTGCTGATAAATGGTTAAGTTACCTGTTTGAAGGTGTTAGCGATTTTGATGCTGAGCACGATAACGTCGATATTAAACTGACGGATGCAAATGAAGATCCGAGCAAAATGCTAAATGATGTGGATAATTTTATTGATGCTCAAGTGTCGGCGCTGCTCGTTGTTCCTACTGATGTGGCTATTGTGAAACCCATCGCTAAAAAAGCGAGTCGTGCGGGTATTCCATTGGTTATAGTCAATCGCCTTCCCGATAGCGACACCATGGATAATGTGGACGCCTATGTGGGTTCAGAGTCGATTCAAGCAGGCATTATCCAAGCGGAAAGTATCGTTGGAATGCTGGATGGTAAGCCTGGCAATGTGGCGATTTTGATGGGCGTTTTAGGGCATGAAGCTCAAATAAACAGAACTCAAGGCAATAAACAAGTTTTCGATAAACACCCCAATATTAAAGTCGTGGCCGAACAAGAAGGGCGCTGGGATCGAGCCAAAGCTCTGCAAATTACAGAAGATTGGCTGCAGGCAAACCCGGATATCAATGTCATCGTTGCTAACAATGATGAAATGGCCATTGGCGCTTTGTTAGCTGCTAAAAAAGCAGGGAAAACAGATGCTGATCTTATTATTTCAGGCGTGGATGCAACGCCAGATGCGCTCGAATATTTAGGTAATGGTTTAGATTCTACTGTTTTTCAGAGTGCGAAAGGCCAAGGATATAAAGGGGCAGAAATAGCTTATAAGTTAGCACAAAAAGAAGAAGTCCAGAAAATGAATTGGATAGACTTCGAACTTGTAAAAGAAAGCCAAAAAGAAGCGTACTTATCTCAATATTAA
- a CDS encoding sugar ABC transporter ATP-binding protein, translating into MKNSDCILEMINVSKTFPGVKALDQVNLSIKKGSIHALMGENGAGKSTLMKILYGLYTPDAGGDIFFDGQPFTPKAPIDAIRSGLAMVPQEISPSANLSVAANFYLGREIKKGILMDQNAMNNQTNKILDELGIPMSVETLMQDVSVAKAQLLAIATAVSYNAKLIIMDEPTTALTESEVHQLYRIVKKVQQRGIAIIYISHKLGEVFELSDEVSVIRDGQYIGTKKTTDISKEELINMMVGREMDEMFQREDVTIGETLLDVRHLSLPGKFEDISFTVRKGEIFGIAGLVGAGRSEVVEAIFGYKAAKSGEIHLHGEQIDIRKPSDAIRHRIGFVTEDRKLTGLMLNMSVTDNMIMPELHPYEKNHLISESLASDVANTMKQQLRIKTPTVDTIIGNLSGGNQQKVLIARWLLLEPEILILDEPTKGIDIGAKAEIYKLIVELARLGKAIIIVSSEMLELLSLSDRVMVMAEGREVGIVDRENATQELILEMAAGGDVPAVHEQEMASQCQIKGVA; encoded by the coding sequence ATGAAAAACTCAGATTGCATATTAGAAATGATTAATGTGAGTAAAACCTTTCCGGGAGTTAAAGCGCTGGATCAGGTTAACTTATCAATCAAAAAAGGCAGTATACATGCGCTAATGGGAGAAAATGGCGCAGGCAAATCAACATTAATGAAAATCCTATATGGGCTTTATACGCCGGATGCAGGCGGAGACATTTTCTTTGATGGTCAGCCGTTTACCCCAAAAGCCCCCATTGATGCTATCCGGTCGGGTTTGGCTATGGTTCCTCAAGAGATAAGCCCTTCTGCCAACCTTTCTGTTGCTGCTAATTTTTATTTGGGGCGCGAGATTAAGAAAGGCATTTTGATGGATCAAAATGCCATGAATAATCAAACTAATAAAATTTTAGATGAGCTCGGAATCCCCATGAGTGTGGAAACACTTATGCAGGATGTTTCCGTCGCTAAAGCGCAATTGTTGGCTATTGCTACGGCTGTCTCCTACAACGCCAAGCTCATTATTATGGATGAGCCAACAACGGCATTAACCGAATCAGAAGTGCATCAGTTGTATCGAATTGTCAAAAAGGTACAGCAGCGCGGTATAGCCATTATCTATATCTCTCACAAGTTAGGTGAGGTTTTTGAGCTATCAGATGAGGTATCGGTGATTCGTGATGGGCAGTATATCGGAACTAAAAAGACGACTGACATTAGTAAAGAAGAACTCATAAATATGATGGTTGGTCGTGAAATGGACGAAATGTTCCAGCGCGAAGATGTCACGATCGGAGAAACGTTGCTGGACGTTCGCCATTTGAGTTTACCTGGTAAGTTTGAAGATATTAGTTTTACTGTTCGTAAAGGAGAAATTTTCGGTATTGCTGGCCTAGTTGGCGCGGGTCGTAGCGAGGTCGTTGAAGCCATCTTTGGTTATAAAGCGGCTAAAAGTGGCGAAATTCACCTGCATGGTGAGCAAATTGATATTCGTAAACCTTCCGATGCTATACGGCATCGCATTGGTTTTGTAACAGAAGACCGGAAATTAACAGGCTTGATGTTAAACATGAGTGTTACCGACAACATGATCATGCCTGAACTGCACCCTTACGAAAAAAATCACCTTATTTCTGAATCCTTAGCCAGTGATGTGGCTAACACGATGAAACAGCAGTTACGTATAAAAACGCCAACGGTGGATACCATTATCGGCAACTTATCGGGCGGGAATCAGCAAAAAGTGCTCATTGCTCGTTGGTTGTTGTTAGAGCCTGAAATTCTGATTTTAGATGAACCCACTAAAGGTATCGATATTGGTGCCAAAGCCGAGATCTATAAATTAATTGTTGAATTAGCGCGCCTAGGTAAAGCCATCATCATCGTTTCTTCCGAAATGCTAGAGCTCCTGTCGCTAAGCGATCGTGTAATGGTCATGGCGGAGGGACGAGAGGTAGGCATTGTTGATCGAGAAAATGCAACACAAGAGTTGATCCTAGAAATGGCAGCCGGTGGTGATGTGCCAGCGGTACACGAACAAGAAATGGCATCTCAATGTCAGATTAAAGGAGTGGCATGA
- a CDS encoding Gfo/Idh/MocA family protein: MTNPVIKALGRKLRLGVIGGGPSSFIGIVHRGASTLEEYYEVSAGVLSSNPEKSVEHAREMGIERGYATAQDMILAEANRDDGVDVIAIMTPNNSHYSIACMAADHGFHIMCEKPLTNDLDEAMALVYKIQASSVECCVAYAYSGYPMVREARAIIEAGELGEVRMVQCDYVQGHLAELTESEKTNTNWHMDPAMAGPSLILGDIGTHCYHLASFVTGMVPAELSADLASIVPGREADDYTGILTRYKNNARGSFFITQAAAGADHGLYLRVFGSKGGLEWHQEQPNQLLVRRIGQPTQLLQKGGPGLHEAANRVSRIAVGHPEGYREAFANLYTDLAEVIIAQKTGVKENPLARYFPDIQDGAQGVAFVRAAINSHQKNGEWVSLASNA, from the coding sequence ATGACCAATCCAGTGATTAAAGCTTTAGGGCGAAAGTTAAGGCTTGGGGTGATTGGTGGGGGGCCAAGCTCGTTTATTGGGATTGTCCACCGAGGAGCCTCGACACTTGAAGAGTACTACGAAGTGTCGGCAGGTGTGCTTTCATCTAACCCAGAAAAGTCGGTAGAGCACGCGCGCGAAATGGGGATAGAGCGCGGATATGCGACCGCGCAAGACATGATCTTAGCCGAAGCTAACAGGGATGATGGGGTTGATGTTATAGCGATTATGACGCCCAACAACAGTCATTATTCTATTGCTTGTATGGCGGCTGATCATGGTTTTCACATTATGTGTGAAAAACCACTAACCAATGATCTAGATGAGGCAATGGCTTTAGTCTATAAGATACAGGCAAGCTCGGTTGAGTGTTGTGTGGCTTATGCGTACTCGGGTTATCCCATGGTGCGGGAAGCGCGGGCGATAATTGAAGCTGGGGAGTTGGGAGAGGTTAGAATGGTTCAGTGCGATTATGTGCAAGGCCATTTGGCGGAACTTACCGAGTCCGAGAAAACGAATACCAATTGGCATATGGATCCGGCTATGGCGGGGCCGTCGTTGATCTTAGGTGATATAGGTACTCACTGTTACCACTTGGCTTCGTTTGTTACAGGTATGGTGCCAGCCGAGCTAAGTGCTGATTTAGCTTCGATTGTGCCGGGGCGTGAGGCCGATGATTATACCGGTATTCTAACCCGCTATAAGAATAATGCGCGTGGCTCTTTTTTTATTACTCAGGCTGCTGCAGGTGCTGATCATGGCTTGTATTTACGAGTTTTTGGTAGCAAAGGCGGTTTGGAGTGGCATCAGGAGCAGCCAAACCAGCTATTGGTGCGTCGCATTGGGCAGCCTACTCAGTTATTGCAAAAGGGTGGGCCTGGTTTGCACGAAGCGGCTAATCGGGTCTCACGAATTGCAGTAGGGCATCCAGAAGGCTACCGTGAAGCGTTTGCTAATCTGTACACTGATTTGGCCGAAGTCATCATTGCGCAAAAAACAGGTGTAAAAGAAAACCCCTTAGCCCGCTACTTTCCTGATATACAAGATGGAGCGCAAGGCGTGGCGTTTGTGAGAGCCGCTATTAACTCGCACCAAAAGAATGGAGAGTGGGTGAGTCTTGCGTCTAATGCCTAG
- a CDS encoding TIM barrel protein — protein sequence MKLQLSNAPCSWGVEFADNPSNPSWETVLQEISLAGYKATELGPLGYLPTDTGVLAAKLDENGLGLIAGTIFKHLHKAEKRAEILEYTEATCKLLKAQNAQYMVVIDHVSSPRTDQAGQVETAYRLPDEEWFEMMKTITELSLICREYDIVPVIHPHAGTFIEYRDEIDRAMQDLDSDLVKLCVDTGHSKYAGINPAELIEAYQDRVAYIHFKDIDEMVLAHTVENHVDFYKAIGNGVFCPLGQGCVDFSAVRNTLEKINYTGWITVEQDVDPTKNNSSLENAQESLRFINQHFTN from the coding sequence ATGAAGCTTCAACTATCAAATGCGCCTTGTTCATGGGGTGTCGAGTTCGCCGATAATCCTAGCAACCCTTCATGGGAAACTGTATTACAAGAAATATCACTGGCAGGTTATAAAGCTACAGAGCTTGGACCGTTAGGCTACTTACCTACAGACACGGGTGTGTTAGCGGCAAAGCTGGATGAAAACGGCCTAGGTCTTATTGCGGGTACTATTTTTAAGCATTTACACAAAGCAGAAAAACGAGCTGAAATTTTAGAGTATACCGAGGCGACCTGTAAGCTACTAAAGGCTCAAAATGCACAGTATATGGTTGTGATTGACCATGTTTCATCGCCGAGAACGGACCAAGCAGGCCAAGTGGAAACGGCTTATCGTCTGCCTGATGAAGAATGGTTTGAAATGATGAAAACCATTACTGAGCTGTCTTTAATTTGTCGAGAATACGATATTGTTCCTGTTATACACCCGCACGCAGGGACCTTTATTGAATATCGCGATGAAATTGATCGTGCTATGCAGGATTTGGATAGTGATTTGGTTAAGTTGTGTGTTGATACAGGGCATAGTAAATATGCGGGTATTAATCCGGCTGAGCTGATTGAGGCTTATCAAGATCGCGTAGCTTATATCCATTTTAAAGACATCGATGAAATGGTGTTGGCTCATACCGTGGAAAATCATGTGGATTTCTACAAGGCCATTGGCAACGGTGTTTTCTGTCCACTGGGTCAAGGTTGTGTTGATTTTTCTGCAGTAAGAAATACGCTGGAGAAGATTAACTATACCGGCTGGATTACCGTAGAGCAGGACGTCGACCCTACCAAGAACAATAGCTCTTTAGAGAATGCGCAAGAAAGCCTTCGCTTTATCAATCAGCATTTTACTAACTAA